In Ciconia boyciana chromosome 30, ASM3463844v1, whole genome shotgun sequence, a single genomic region encodes these proteins:
- the LOC140645052 gene encoding ciliary microtubule associated protein 1A-like has translation MDGAWVGTWRPHRPRGPIMAQFTSPGPKYSIPGTTGYLAHNPTKTKAPAYTFRGAKPPVTDSCSPGPRYYVPPSITRNGKYVAPAQHICGLPKIKTEITPGPSDYSTDKANKHLYKCAPAQSMAFRHKAVKTDQTPGPGTYTLPRLVGPNTAYTHASPCYSLKGKSKHRGFAEDLSKTPGPAAFPKVELDVYKKRAPMYTMGTKSRLGGDKTVKPGLADYCLGKVTLIKPQAPAPTFGLRHSLYTAPLIALI, from the exons ATGGACGGAGCCTGGGTGGGCACCTGGAGACCTCATCGCCCACGCGGCCCCATCATGGCCCAGTTCACCAGCCCGGGACCCAAGTACTCAATCCCCGGGACAACAG GTTACCTGGCTCACAatcccaccaaaaccaaagccCCTGCCTACACTTTTCGAGGGGCCAAGCCTCCCGTCACAGACAGCTGCTCTCCGGGTCCTCGGTACTACGTCCCGCCCTCCATCACCAGGAATGGGAAGTACGTGGCTCCAGCACAGCACATCTGCGGACTTCCCAAGATTAAGACCGAGATCACTCCTGGACCAA GTGACTACTCCACCGACAAGGCCAACAAACACCTCTACAAATGCGCGCCGGCGCAGTCCATGGCCTTCCGGCACAAGGCGGTTAAAACTGACCAAACTCCAG GTCCTGGCACCTACACCCTGCCTAGGCTGGTGGGACCCAACACAGCCTACACCCACGCCAGCCCGTGCTACTCCCTGAAAGGGAAGAGCAAGCACAGGGGCTTTGCTGAAGACCTCTCCAAG ACGCCAGGTCCTGCTGCATTCCCCAAGGTGGAACTGGACGTCTACAAAAAAAGGGCTCCCATGTACACGATGGGAACCAAAAGTAGACTTGGAGGCGACAAAACAGTGAAGCCGGGGCTGGCAGACTACTGCCTGGGAAAG GTGACACTGATCAAGCCCCAGGCACCTGCTCCCACTTTTGGACTCCGACATTCCCTCTACACAGCTCCTCTAATAGCTCTGATATGA